Proteins encoded in a region of the Labeo rohita strain BAU-BD-2019 chromosome 22, IGBB_LRoh.1.0, whole genome shotgun sequence genome:
- the nicn1 gene encoding nicolin-1 isoform X3, translating to MYDMIKQHRHVIRSIMSAKAVSCTIKSPVALQIGDAVSDSSRPGVYITDINLAEPVNIQEISFKNYYAAYLTVRLQRREDGSAKWVTCLRNYCLMSNPHAEAGSHDYFSIYRQQDSERDVPVWLSTLTPVDEPLDLNGLPDPETVSSSIQQMWALTEIMQASQTAASIGRFDVEGSYDVKLLSYT from the exons ATGTACGACATGATTAAGCAACACAGACACGTTATACG GTCGATCATGAGTGCTAAAGCAGTGAGCTGCACAATAAAATCACCTGTCGCTCTGCAGATTGGAGATGCTGTATCTGATTCATCTCGCCCTGGCGTCTATATAACAGACATCAACCTCGCTGAGCCTGTGAAC ATTCAGGAAATCTCTTTCAAGAACTACTACGCGGCGTATTTGACGGTCCGTTTGCAGCGGAGAGAGGATGGTTCTGCTAAGTGGGTCACTTGTTTGAGAAACTACTGCCTCATGAGCAACCCACACGCTGAGGCCGGATCACATGACTATTTCTCCATCTACAGACAACAG GACTCAGAGCGAGACGTTCCTGTCTGGTTATCCACTCTCACACCTGTAGACGAACCTCTTGATTTGAAC GGACTTCCTGATCCAGAGACAGTTTCCTCCAGCATTCAGCAGATGTGGGCACTCACTGAAATAATGCAGGCAAGCCAAACGGCAGCTTCAATTGGACGTTTCGAC GTGGAAGGCTCCTATGACGTCAAATTACTGTCGTACACATGA
- the nicn1 gene encoding nicolin-1 isoform X1, producing the protein MYDMIKQHRHVIRSIMSAKAVSCTIKSPVALQIGDAVSDSSRPGVYITDINLAEPVNIQEISFKNYYAAYLTVRLQRREDGSAKWVTCLRNYCLMSNPHAEAGSHDYFSIYRQQMLTEPDNVTTVRLILRQPSSEWLNFSIEEINIYPCAKEDSERDVPVWLSTLTPVDEPLDLNGLPDPETVSSSIQQMWALTEIMQASQTAASIGRFDVEGSYDVKLLSYT; encoded by the exons ATGTACGACATGATTAAGCAACACAGACACGTTATACG GTCGATCATGAGTGCTAAAGCAGTGAGCTGCACAATAAAATCACCTGTCGCTCTGCAGATTGGAGATGCTGTATCTGATTCATCTCGCCCTGGCGTCTATATAACAGACATCAACCTCGCTGAGCCTGTGAAC ATTCAGGAAATCTCTTTCAAGAACTACTACGCGGCGTATTTGACGGTCCGTTTGCAGCGGAGAGAGGATGGTTCTGCTAAGTGGGTCACTTGTTTGAGAAACTACTGCCTCATGAGCAACCCACACGCTGAGGCCGGATCACATGACTATTTCTCCATCTACAGACAACAG ATGTTGACAGAGCCTGATAACGTGACGACAGTGAGACTCATCTTGCGACAGCCCTCCTCAGAATGGCTCAATTTCAGCATTGAGGAAATAAACATTTACCCGTGTGCAAAAGAG GACTCAGAGCGAGACGTTCCTGTCTGGTTATCCACTCTCACACCTGTAGACGAACCTCTTGATTTGAAC GGACTTCCTGATCCAGAGACAGTTTCCTCCAGCATTCAGCAGATGTGGGCACTCACTGAAATAATGCAGGCAAGCCAAACGGCAGCTTCAATTGGACGTTTCGAC GTGGAAGGCTCCTATGACGTCAAATTACTGTCGTACACATGA
- the nicn1 gene encoding nicolin-1 isoform X2, which yields MSAKAVSCTIKSPVALQIGDAVSDSSRPGVYITDINLAEPVNIQEISFKNYYAAYLTVRLQRREDGSAKWVTCLRNYCLMSNPHAEAGSHDYFSIYRQQMLTEPDNVTTVRLILRQPSSEWLNFSIEEINIYPCAKEDSERDVPVWLSTLTPVDEPLDLNGLPDPETVSSSIQQMWALTEIMQASQTAASIGRFDVEGSYDVKLLSYT from the exons ATGAGTGCTAAAGCAGTGAGCTGCACAATAAAATCACCTGTCGCTCTGCAGATTGGAGATGCTGTATCTGATTCATCTCGCCCTGGCGTCTATATAACAGACATCAACCTCGCTGAGCCTGTGAAC ATTCAGGAAATCTCTTTCAAGAACTACTACGCGGCGTATTTGACGGTCCGTTTGCAGCGGAGAGAGGATGGTTCTGCTAAGTGGGTCACTTGTTTGAGAAACTACTGCCTCATGAGCAACCCACACGCTGAGGCCGGATCACATGACTATTTCTCCATCTACAGACAACAG ATGTTGACAGAGCCTGATAACGTGACGACAGTGAGACTCATCTTGCGACAGCCCTCCTCAGAATGGCTCAATTTCAGCATTGAGGAAATAAACATTTACCCGTGTGCAAAAGAG GACTCAGAGCGAGACGTTCCTGTCTGGTTATCCACTCTCACACCTGTAGACGAACCTCTTGATTTGAAC GGACTTCCTGATCCAGAGACAGTTTCCTCCAGCATTCAGCAGATGTGGGCACTCACTGAAATAATGCAGGCAAGCCAAACGGCAGCTTCAATTGGACGTTTCGAC GTGGAAGGCTCCTATGACGTCAAATTACTGTCGTACACATGA